The Oscillospiraceae bacterium genome contains a region encoding:
- the thrS gene encoding threonine--tRNA ligase produces the protein MIKVDLKGNSKEFEAGVTAAEVAKSIGMGLYKSACAARIDGEACDLRTPLEKDCALEILTFDDPEGKHAFWHTAAHVMAQAVQHLFPEAKFGIGPALENGWYYDIKAGRPLSTADFEAIEAEMKKIVKADLPVEKRRITAEEGRRLFAGQDYKLELLEEYAAKGWDLSVYQQGDFTDLCAGPHLMSTGALKAVKLLKVAAAYWRADAARDSLDRLYGIAFPKASLLDEYLALLEEAQKRDHRRLGKELELFAMLDEGPGFPFFLPKGMILKNTLIDYWREIHHKAGYQEISTPVMLNQDLWLRSGHWDHYKNNMYTTVIDETDFAVKPMNCPGGMLVYKTQPHSYRDLPLRMGELGLVHRHELSGALHGLMRVRCFTQDDAHIFMTQEQIKDEIKGVVQLIDQVYSLFGFEYHIELSTMPEDHIGELADWERATDALRAAIEELGRSYTINEGDGAFYGPKLDFHLVDAIGRTWQCGTIQLDMQMPERFELEYTGEDGQKHRPVMIHRVVFGSIERFIGILIEHFAGAFPTWLAPVQVMVIPITERAHDYAKALQKQLDDAGIRVESDLRSEKMGYKIREAQMKKIPYMLVVGDKEVEEGTVSVRARKEEKGGVMTVAAFLESIQKEIASRER, from the coding sequence GGCTGTATAAGAGCGCCTGCGCGGCCCGCATCGACGGCGAGGCCTGCGATCTGCGCACCCCCCTGGAAAAGGATTGTGCGCTGGAGATTTTGACCTTTGACGACCCGGAGGGCAAGCACGCCTTCTGGCACACCGCGGCCCACGTGATGGCGCAGGCGGTGCAGCATTTGTTCCCGGAGGCGAAATTCGGCATCGGCCCCGCGCTGGAAAACGGCTGGTATTACGACATCAAGGCCGGGCGGCCGCTGTCCACCGCCGACTTTGAGGCCATTGAGGCCGAGATGAAAAAGATCGTGAAGGCCGACCTGCCGGTGGAAAAGCGCAGGATCACGGCAGAGGAAGGGCGGCGCCTGTTCGCCGGGCAGGATTACAAGCTGGAGTTGCTGGAGGAGTATGCCGCGAAGGGCTGGGACTTGAGCGTGTACCAGCAGGGGGATTTTACCGACCTGTGCGCCGGCCCCCACCTGATGAGCACCGGCGCGCTGAAGGCGGTGAAGCTGTTGAAGGTGGCCGCGGCCTACTGGCGTGCGGACGCGGCCCGGGACAGCCTGGACCGGCTGTACGGCATCGCGTTCCCCAAGGCGAGCCTGCTGGACGAATACCTGGCCCTGCTGGAGGAGGCCCAAAAGCGGGATCACCGGCGCCTGGGCAAGGAGCTGGAGCTGTTCGCCATGCTGGACGAGGGGCCGGGCTTTCCGTTCTTTCTGCCCAAGGGCATGATCCTGAAGAACACGCTGATCGACTACTGGCGCGAAATCCACCACAAGGCCGGCTACCAGGAGATCAGCACCCCCGTTATGCTGAACCAGGATCTGTGGCTGCGCAGCGGCCATTGGGACCACTATAAAAACAACATGTACACCACCGTGATCGACGAAACGGATTTTGCGGTGAAGCCCATGAACTGCCCGGGCGGCATGCTGGTGTACAAAACCCAGCCCCATTCCTACCGGGATCTGCCTTTGCGCATGGGCGAGCTGGGCCTGGTGCACCGGCACGAATTGTCGGGCGCGCTGCACGGCCTGATGCGGGTGCGCTGCTTTACCCAGGACGACGCGCACATCTTTATGACCCAGGAGCAGATCAAGGACGAGATCAAGGGCGTGGTGCAGCTGATCGACCAGGTGTACAGCCTGTTCGGGTTTGAGTATCACATTGAGCTTTCCACCATGCCGGAGGACCATATCGGCGAGCTGGCCGACTGGGAGCGCGCCACCGACGCGCTGCGCGCCGCCATTGAGGAGCTGGGCCGCAGCTACACCATCAACGAGGGCGACGGCGCCTTTTACGGCCCCAAACTGGACTTCCACCTGGTGGACGCCATCGGCCGTACCTGGCAGTGCGGTACCATTCAGCTGGACATGCAGATGCCCGAGCGCTTTGAACTGGAATACACCGGCGAGGACGGCCAAAAACACCGGCCGGTGATGATCCACCGGGTGGTGTTCGGCAGCATTGAGCGGTTTATCGGCATTTTGATCGAGCACTTTGCCGGCGCGTTTCCCACCTGGCTGGCCCCGGTGCAGGTGATGGTGATCCCCATTACCGAGCGGGCCCACGATTACGCAAAAGCGCTGCAAAAGCAGCTGGACGATGCGGGCATTCGGGTGGAGAGCGACCTGCGCAGCGAAAAGATGGGCTACAAAATCCGCGAGGCCCAGATGAAAAAGATCCCCTATATGCTGGTGGTGGGCGACAAGGAAGTGGAAGAGGGCACGGTTTCGGTGCGCGCCCGCAAGGAGGAAAAGGGCGGCGTGATGACGGTGGCCGCGTTCCTGGAGAGCATTCAAAAAGAGATCGCCAGCCGCGAGCGGTAA